The stretch of DNA CGCGCCGGCCTCAACAGCGGACGGCAGGAATTCCGCAGCTGTCTCATCGGGCGTACTCGCAATGACCAGATCAACATCGGCAAAACTGTCGTGAGTCAGTTGTTCGATAATGATCTCCTGCCCGGCAATACGGATCTTACGGCCTGCACTTCGAGCGGATGCCAGCAATCGATATTTCTTTGCCGGAAATGATCGTTGTTCCAGCAACTCCAGGATGATGCTGCCGACTGCTCCGGTGGCTCCAATAACTGCAACAGTGTCGAACACGTTGATTCCTCATTCATTTGTTGGGGTGAGCCGCGTTCCGTGGCGGTGTCAGCAGTGAATTGTGCGGCCACACAGCTGACATAATTTTTCCTGTACACGTCCAAAATAGCGGCTGTTGGCAAACTGCAGAATCCGCAATTTGCGATTCCGCAGCATTCACTGCGATTCGTCATACAGTTTATGCTCTGTGAGAAAGACCTCGACAGACCGAGGCGTAAGAAATCGCAGTCCTCGTCCGTCTCGTACACGATTTCGCAGATCTGTTCCTGAGATGTCCGTTCCCGGCATCGAAAGCAGGCGGATTCGTGACGTATCCAGCTCTCCGGTCAGTCTCTGGATCCCGTCGGGTTCCGGCAGCGTGTGCCCAGGGCGATTGACGGCCAATACCATGGACAACTGCAGAATTCTGTCGGGTTTATGCCATGTTGGAAAATCTTTGAGTGAATCTGCACCCATCAGAAAGAACAGTTTCGAGTTTTGCACTTCCTGCCCGATTTCTTCAAGCGTATCAAACGTGAATGACGGCCCTGACCGTCGAATTTCTCGTCGATCCACTGTGAACTCGGGGTAACCGGAAACGGCCAGTTTCACCATGTCAGCTCTTGCGTGACCGTCGGAGATCCCGGTAGTTTTGTGAGGCGGATTTCCTGCCGGTACGAAGCGGACTTCGTCGAGCGCCAGTTCCTGTCGGCAGGTTTCTGCCAGCATCAGGTGACCGTAATGAATCGGATCAAATGTTCCGCCGAAGATCCCAATTTTCATAAAATTGTCCGATATGCTGTCAGGCTCAGGGTGAACTGTGACCATCCCGGCGGCCTTCAGCCGGAACACAACCCAATGTAGGATAAGCCCGCGGCATCCATGACGTTGACTGATGCGGGCATTGTTCGCTTTTGCTGGAGCTACGTTAGTCGCAATGAGGTACTTTCACCATTCCTGGAATTTTATCCCAAATGCCTGAGGCCGACGACCAACGTTTCGAACTGTCCAGTGAATTTGCTCCGGCCGGCGACCAGCCAAAAGCCATCGAAAGCCTGGTGCGCGGAATTCGGAACGGCCGAAAAACCCAGGTGCTGCTGGGTGTAACCGGTTCCGGTAAAACGTTCACAATGGCGAATGTCATCCAGCAGTTGCAGAAGCCTACGCTGGTCCTGTCTCACAACAAGACTCTGGCCGCGCAACTGTACTCGGAATTTCGTGAATTCTTTCCGAACAATGCGGTTACTTATTTCGTCAGCTACTACGACTATTATCAGCCGGAAGCCTACATCCCGCAGCGCGACATCTACATCGAAAAAGACGCTTCAATCAACGAAGAAATTGACCGTTTAAGGTTGCTGGCCACGAGTGCACTGGTCAGCCGCAAAGACGTGATTGTGGTGTCAACCGTAAGCTGCATTTACGGGCTGGGCTCACCTAAAGATTATCTGAATATGATGATTCCACTGCATGTGGGCCAGCAGGTTGACCGTGACGCTTTGCTGTTGAAACTCATCGATATCCAGTACGACCGCAACGACTATGATCCCGGACGGGCAAAATTTCGAGTCCGCGGTGACGTGATTGAAGTGTGGCCGGCGTATGAAGAGTTTGCCTGCCGGATTGAGTTATGGGGTGATGAAGTTGAGAAACTGAGCATGATCGACCCGGTCAGCGGACGGGAATCGCAGTCACTCAGGGACCTGTACATCTACCCGGCCAAACACTTTGTCCTGCCTCGCGAACGCATCGACTCCGCCCTGGAGGAGATTGAGAAGGAACTCAACGAGTCGCTGGAACAGTTCCGCCGGGAAGGCCGGCTGCTGGAGGCTCAGCGTCTGGCGGCTCGCACGCGTTATGATATGGAACTCATGAAAGAAACAGGTTTTTGTCCTGGGATCGAAAATTACAGCCGGGCCCTGGCAGGTCGCAAACCCGGCGAACCACCGTATACGCTGTATGACTTCTTCCCCGATGACTTTCTGATGTTTGTGGACGAATCACATTCAACGATTCCTCAGATTCGGGCGATGCATGCCGGTGACAATGCCCGCAAAACGACTCTGGTGGAACATGGGTTCCGGATCCCCATGGCCAAAGACAACCGACCGCTGCAGTTTGATGAATGGGACGCCCGTCGAAATGACCTTGTCCTGGTATCAGCCACCCCGGCCGACTGGGAACTTGAACAAACAGACGGTGAAGTTGTTGAACAGGTCATTCGCCCCACCGGGTTGGTCGATCCTGTCATTCGAGTCGAACCGGCGCGTGGACAGGTGCCTCATTTGCTGGACGCTATTCGCACGCGATCGGAATCCGGTGAACGCGTGCTGGTAACGACACTCACGAAACGGCTTGCCGAGGATCTGGCTGGTTACATGACGGAACAACGGATTCGTTGTGCCTGGCTGCACTCTGAATTGGGTGCCCTGGAACGTGTGGAAGTCCTGAGAGGACTGCGGGAAGGCAGGTACGAAGCAGTCGTGGGTGTCAATCTTCTGCGCGAAGGGCTCGATTTGCCGGAGGTTTCACTGGTCGCGATTCTCGACGCCGATAAGGAAGGATTTCTCCGAAGCGAAACCAGCCTGATTCAAACGATTGGCCGGTCAGCCAGAAACGTGAATGCGGAAGTGATTCTGTACGCAGACAGAGTTACGGACAGCATGCAGCGCGCAATCGACGAAACAAATCGACGTCGCGTCATCCAGGAGGCATACAACGAAGCACACGGCATCACACCGGAGACAATTCAAAAAGCCATCCGCCGGGGCATTGAAGACGAAATCGCAGCAAGGAAAGTGGAACGAGAATCAGCCGGCATATCAACGGAAGAGCAGTTTGTCACAGAGGAATTCATTCGCGAGCTGGAAACTGAAATGTTGACCGCTGCGGAACAGCTGGATTTTGAACGAGCGGCCAGGCTGCGAGATCGAATTCACGAATTGAAAGGAAAAACGGGTCAGCCGCTGCCGGAAGAATCGTCCTCACCGGGCTTTGCCAGAAAAGGAAACCGCCGAGGCAAAAAGCGTCGCTCACGGTAAACATCGATTGATTCCGGGTACCGATCGGACTCTTCAACCGGTCAGTGCCGGACGAGCTCTCAGTGTTTTCCAAACTGGCAGTGAGTGTACCACCAGAGTGTGATGTGAGACGACGGATCTGCGGGAATCGTGCAAATGGCTCTTCCCAACTTCACCAATCCACGTCACTGGAACATGGGTGCTGGTGAAATTGAATCTGACGCTTCGCATCCCGTCACGATGCAGTGCCCTCGTGGAAACGTCACATGACGGGTCACCGAATGCAACAGGATTGCTGTGCAGAGTCTTTCCCGGAAATCCGCCGATGATGAAACCAAATTCGCAACGAAAACAGAAAAGAACAGCTGATGGCTGCTGTCGATATCAATCTGCCAAATACTCTGAGGAGTATTCGCGTAATCTTTTTATAGACCCTGTTCCACCGTTTTCGTCAGTACCAGTTCTGTTCTCAGTAAATCGGCGGACCGTACAGAGAAACTCCGACAACCGGAATTCGTCAGTATCGCGACAAATGCATGTCCGATTCCTGTGAATCCAGTGATCGCGCGAACAATTTGATTGCTGAACCGCTCCCCGAATTTTATTTTGTCTGTGCCGACATGACCACTTCCCTTTTCCGTATTCGGTGAAACGACCATAGTAACTGGCTCAGAATTGGTTCTTTCCACATGCCGGACAGACATATGACCGATGGTAATCACCAGAGGACGCAGGATAATCAATTTGAATTACCTCAGCGTCATGGCCGGTGGTCGCCGATTATTGGCCTGATCCTGGTGACCGGACTCGCTGTTTTGGTGATCGTTGGTCTGTTCGATACGGGGCCGCCGGAACGTACCAGCAGCATGCCCAAACGCAAACCCGGCAGGCCCGAACACACGAGCAGTGCCGGGTCGAGAAAACTGGTATTTCACAATCAATCCCAACCGTCCGCTGCGCCGCACACTATACCACATATCAATGTCTGGTGGGACGACATTCCAGCTCGTCTGAGGGAGGCCACGGACCAGCCGGGGAACATGTCCAGCAATATCCACCCCGGGGACTATATCGGTCCGGAAGCGTGCCGCGAGTGTCACCAGAAGAACTACGACAGCTGGTCGCATCACCCACATCGCTGGATGAACGCGATGGCCGATAAGTCGACCGTTGTTGGTGACTTCTCCGGCAGCAGCATTTCTTATCTGGGCGGGGAGGTCACGTTTTTTGAGGAGAATGACGAGTATCGAATGCGGCTCGAACGAGAAGAAACACGTACCTATGCCATTCATGAAACAATTGGCTCACGTTTCTTCCAGTACTATATCGGTACGCAGATCGACGGGCCTGAACCTGAAGATCAGCCGCACGATCCCGGACAGCTCGACCACGTTTTGCCGTTAGGCTTCTGGATCGAGCCCCAGGAATGGGTGCCGGTGGTTCACATCCTTGACGAATTGCCGGACGGCCAACGGATCGACCCTTTCGAT from Fuerstiella sp. encodes:
- the uvrB gene encoding excinuclease ABC subunit UvrB; its protein translation is MPEADDQRFELSSEFAPAGDQPKAIESLVRGIRNGRKTQVLLGVTGSGKTFTMANVIQQLQKPTLVLSHNKTLAAQLYSEFREFFPNNAVTYFVSYYDYYQPEAYIPQRDIYIEKDASINEEIDRLRLLATSALVSRKDVIVVSTVSCIYGLGSPKDYLNMMIPLHVGQQVDRDALLLKLIDIQYDRNDYDPGRAKFRVRGDVIEVWPAYEEFACRIELWGDEVEKLSMIDPVSGRESQSLRDLYIYPAKHFVLPRERIDSALEEIEKELNESLEQFRREGRLLEAQRLAARTRYDMELMKETGFCPGIENYSRALAGRKPGEPPYTLYDFFPDDFLMFVDESHSTIPQIRAMHAGDNARKTTLVEHGFRIPMAKDNRPLQFDEWDARRNDLVLVSATPADWELEQTDGEVVEQVIRPTGLVDPVIRVEPARGQVPHLLDAIRTRSESGERVLVTTLTKRLAEDLAGYMTEQRIRCAWLHSELGALERVEVLRGLREGRYEAVVGVNLLREGLDLPEVSLVAILDADKEGFLRSETSLIQTIGRSARNVNAEVILYADRVTDSMQRAIDETNRRRVIQEAYNEAHGITPETIQKAIRRGIEDEIAARKVERESAGISTEEQFVTEEFIRELETEMLTAAEQLDFERAARLRDRIHELKGKTGQPLPEESSSPGFARKGNRRGKKRRSR
- the nadD gene encoding nicotinate-nucleotide adenylyltransferase, translating into MKIGIFGGTFDPIHYGHLMLAETCRQELALDEVRFVPAGNPPHKTTGISDGHARADMVKLAVSGYPEFTVDRREIRRSGPSFTFDTLEEIGQEVQNSKLFFLMGADSLKDFPTWHKPDRILQLSMVLAVNRPGHTLPEPDGIQRLTGELDTSRIRLLSMPGTDISGTDLRNRVRDGRGLRFLTPRSVEVFLTEHKLYDESQ